In Acidianus brierleyi, one genomic interval encodes:
- a CDS encoding sulfurtransferase TusA family protein, whose protein sequence is MSYIIKEIDLSESSCSGPIGELSGIVSELKSGEAIKVIISMEDTKRIIESWVKKKGLKLVTEVKDNSKYVLVISR, encoded by the coding sequence ATGAGTTATATAATTAAAGAAATAGATCTATCTGAATCGTCATGCTCTGGACCTATTGGGGAGCTAAGTGGAATAGTAAGTGAGTTAAAAAGTGGTGAGGCGATAAAAGTAATTATAAGCATGGAAGACACAAAGAGAATTATAGAATCTTGGGTTAAGAAAAAAGGATTAAAATTAGTTACTGAAGTGAAAGATAATTCCAAGTATGTATTAGTTATATCGAGGTGA